The Methanococcoides methylutens MM1 genome has a window encoding:
- a CDS encoding tRNA (N(6)-L-threonylcarbamoyladenosine(37)-C(2))-methylthiotransferase — MKVHVLTYGCSANQASSEIMIAAVRDLGHELVAEKDAEVVVINTCTVKYATEQKILHKIEDLGNRAVDVIVTGCMPQVQLEAILEKNPDAHILGVNSIAKIGKVLNIIENTRNGGSRERVELLSSEPEGFLKTAHSRFNPNIHICQISQGCNYSCAYCIVTIARGNLRSFDADSIVEDVRMAVSEGCREIWLTSQDNGQYGTDRDVLLPELLERIVAIPGEFKVRVGMMNPFSVTPIIDDLIEVFRSDKIYKILHLPIQSASNDVLKKMNRFHNIEETNDIIARFREVFPELTVFTDIIVGFPGETDEDFSKTLEWVKTIRPDKVNISRYTPRPLTKALEYRNIDSRIVVNRSGELHSLCDEIKLASKQKMVGWKGEVFVSMDAKVKGVMARTGSYKPVVIPEGSVKPGSSCNVEIYDTTSGYLLARLLD; from the coding sequence ATGAAAGTACATGTCCTGACGTACGGATGCTCGGCAAACCAGGCATCGTCCGAGATCATGATCGCAGCGGTCAGGGATCTCGGGCATGAGCTGGTTGCTGAAAAAGATGCCGAGGTTGTTGTTATCAACACCTGTACTGTGAAGTATGCCACCGAGCAGAAGATCCTCCACAAGATAGAGGACCTCGGTAACAGGGCTGTGGATGTGATCGTCACCGGATGCATGCCACAGGTGCAACTGGAAGCCATACTTGAGAAGAACCCTGATGCCCATATCCTTGGAGTTAATTCCATTGCAAAGATCGGCAAGGTCCTGAATATCATCGAGAATACGCGCAACGGTGGTTCACGTGAAAGGGTGGAACTGCTGAGCAGCGAACCGGAAGGTTTCCTTAAGACCGCCCATTCAAGGTTCAATCCGAACATCCACATCTGCCAGATATCACAGGGTTGCAATTACAGCTGTGCATACTGTATTGTGACAATTGCAAGGGGAAACCTGAGGTCCTTTGATGCGGATTCCATCGTTGAAGATGTCCGAATGGCAGTTTCCGAAGGATGCCGTGAGATATGGCTGACCTCACAGGACAACGGGCAGTACGGGACTGACAGGGATGTTCTGCTTCCGGAACTTCTGGAACGTATCGTGGCGATCCCGGGTGAGTTCAAGGTCCGTGTGGGTATGATGAATCCCTTCTCTGTAACTCCGATAATCGATGATCTCATTGAGGTCTTCAGGTCGGACAAGATCTATAAGATCCTTCACCTCCCGATACAATCCGCATCCAATGATGTCCTGAAAAAGATGAACCGTTTCCACAACATAGAGGAAACAAATGACATCATTGCACGCTTCAGGGAAGTCTTCCCGGAGCTCACCGTTTTTACAGATATCATTGTCGGATTTCCTGGGGAGACGGATGAGGACTTCAGCAAGACACTGGAATGGGTAAAGACGATCAGACCGGACAAGGTGAACATATCCCGCTACACCCCGCGTCCTCTCACAAAGGCACTGGAATATCGCAATATAGACAGTCGGATCGTTGTCAACAGGTCAGGTGAACTTCACAGTCTCTGTGATGAGATTAAACTGGCATCAAAGCAAAAGATGGTTGGATGGAAAGGCGAGGTCTTCGTATCCATGGATGCCAAGGTAAAGGGAGTGATGGCTCGAACAGGTTCGTACAAACCGGTGGTGATCCCCGAGGGTTCGGTCAAGCCAGGCAGTTCCTGTAATGTTGAGATATATGATACAACTTCAGGATATTTACTTGCAAGGTTGTTGGACTGA
- the glpX gene encoding class II fructose-bisphosphatase, with translation MPHPKTAENMMKSAGPIETALLPSLVHVTEAAAIAASYQMGRGDKNYADHVSVEAMRRMLNCLDFKGTIKIGEGERDEAPMLYIGEEVGTGKGDIAVDIAVDPLEGTNLTADGIPGSISVMAMAEPGGLFHGPDVYMDKIVVGSQVVKYEKEHPDEKIDLDAPVKDNLEIVAKALNRDIEELVVVILDRERHKSKIEEIRATGARVSLVSDGDLMPGVSTSIRGSGVHVVMGSGGSGEAVLTASAMKILGGKVLARLVLPTVANGKSQEEIEAEKAEKMPRLNTMGITEENINDVLDTEKLVPGKDVIFAASGITPGQFLHQVNLFGGGDARVNSISMGSSGVVKFTDSIYIGEKEDTPLRL, from the coding sequence TTGCCTCACCCAAAGACAGCAGAGAACATGATGAAAAGCGCAGGTCCTATTGAGACTGCCCTGTTACCAAGCCTCGTTCACGTAACCGAGGCTGCAGCTATCGCCGCTTCCTACCAGATGGGAAGAGGAGACAAGAACTATGCAGATCACGTTTCTGTGGAAGCCATGCGAAGAATGCTGAACTGTCTTGATTTCAAAGGAACTATCAAGATCGGTGAGGGTGAACGTGACGAAGCTCCTATGCTGTACATCGGTGAGGAAGTAGGTACAGGCAAAGGTGACATTGCTGTAGATATTGCAGTGGACCCTCTCGAGGGAACGAACCTTACTGCAGACGGAATTCCAGGTTCCATCTCTGTTATGGCAATGGCAGAACCTGGTGGGCTCTTCCACGGTCCTGATGTCTATATGGACAAGATCGTCGTGGGTTCACAGGTAGTGAAGTACGAGAAAGAGCACCCCGATGAAAAGATCGACCTCGATGCGCCGGTCAAAGACAATCTCGAGATCGTTGCAAAGGCCCTGAACAGGGACATCGAGGAATTGGTAGTTGTTATCCTTGACAGGGAAAGGCACAAGAGCAAGATCGAAGAGATCCGTGCAACCGGTGCACGTGTAAGTCTTGTCAGTGACGGCGACCTCATGCCAGGAGTATCCACTTCTATCAGGGGTTCAGGTGTACACGTTGTAATGGGTTCAGGAGGTTCAGGTGAGGCTGTATTGACTGCTTCTGCCATGAAGATCCTTGGTGGAAAGGTCCTTGCAAGGCTTGTGCTTCCAACGGTTGCTAACGGAAAATCCCAGGAAGAGATCGAAGCGGAGAAGGCAGAGAAGATGCCAAGGCTCAACACCATGGGAATCACCGAGGAGAACATCAATGATGTGCTTGACACCGAGAAGCTCGTTCCTGGAAAGGACGTTATCTTTGCAGCATCCGGTATCACTCCGGGTCAGTTCCTGCACCAGGTCAACCTCTTCGGTGGCGGTGACGCAAGGGTGAACAGCATCTCCATGGGTAGTTCCGGTGTTGTCAAGTTCACCGATTCCATTTACATAGGTGAAAAAGAGGATACTCCTCTACGTCTGTAA
- the cgi121 gene encoding KEOPS complex subunit Cgi121, whose amino-acid sequence MKMVSFTPMDIRLVEGSIFIDELRPYLGRLSAMSSEHDVIIQGVNADKVAGREHVDSAIIKAMRSMDNGTNVANDLGVEIMRYASGKRQIGEAFSIGLTEGRMNVLFIVIGETASVDNAVNDLSGSIEPSSVMPYSDSKKADIVSQFCITADELDAVGDEKIPYLVLERVALVDVLK is encoded by the coding sequence ATGAAAATGGTATCCTTTACACCTATGGATATCCGGCTAGTAGAAGGTTCGATCTTCATCGATGAACTGCGTCCGTACCTTGGAAGACTTTCCGCAATGTCATCAGAACATGATGTTATCATACAGGGGGTCAATGCGGACAAGGTCGCAGGCAGGGAACATGTGGACAGTGCCATCATAAAGGCCATGCGATCAATGGATAACGGTACGAACGTTGCCAACGACCTTGGTGTTGAGATCATGCGATATGCTTCCGGAAAGCGTCAGATAGGGGAAGCTTTTTCCATAGGTCTTACGGAAGGCAGGATGAATGTGCTGTTCATCGTTATCGGGGAAACTGCTTCAGTGGACAATGCCGTGAACGATCTTTCCGGATCAATTGAACCCTCTTCAGTAATGCCATATTCAGATTCGAAGAAGGCTGACATTGTTTCACAGTTCTGTATCACAGCTGATGAACTTGATGCAGTTGGAGATGAAAAGATCCCTTATCTCGTACTGGAACGCGTTGCTCTTGTGGATGTCCTGAAATAA